Proteins encoded in a region of the Labrus mixtus chromosome 19, fLabMix1.1, whole genome shotgun sequence genome:
- the mtfr1 gene encoding mitochondrial fission regulator 1, with protein sequence MSKDDASVEMDLAFGSAKPYGSSRSIVRRIATSLPLKPCPRVHFQLYPYSEDAGLLIGARRQNSLVASLADVSWIDGEEEEEEDAKDFFGRPRPGIPPGLLFRARQPHPHPQSFIRRKSLPSLHQEPPDPQGPTVANNEAFQKISALETELAKLRAQIAQIVLAQEKNTQPGAPPPPPPPSGTLPPPPPPPPPPPPPPPPPLPPSLQRTFSTIDLIKERREKKTDGQTVLEQRLTEVPSMLDVLKDIGKVKLRSVKSRPVEDDAKLKSNEPIDAASLIAEALKRKFAHRYRHDSERDDGEDFKLPVPEVKPKTQSPMFGQHMLKQTGKRKML encoded by the exons ATGAGTAAAGACGATGCATCGGTTGAAATGGACCTG GCTTTTGGATCAGCCAAGCCCTATGGATCCTCAAGAAGCATTGTTAGGAGAATAGCTACTAGTCTTCCTCTGAAGCCCTGCCCCAGAGTTCACTTCCAG CTTTATCCATATAGTGAGGATGCTGGTCTCCTGATTGGTGCCAGGAGGCAGAACAGTTTGGTGGCCTCTCTGGCTGATGTCTCCTGGATcgacggggaggaggaggaggaggaggatgccaAAGACTTTTTTGGCAGACCCAG ACCAGGGATCCCACCAGGACTCCTGTTCCGAGCCCGGCAGCCTCACCCTCACCCTCAGTCTTTTATCCGTCGGAAGTCACTACCAAGCCTGCATCAGGAGCCTCCGGACCCTCAGGGGCCAACAGTCGCCAACAATGAGGCGTTTCAGAAGATCAGTGCACTGGAGACAGAACTTGCCAAACTGCGAGCTCAGATAGCACAAATTGTACTGGCCcaggaaaaaaacactcagcCAG GCgcacctccacctccccctccaccCTCTGGCACCCTGcctcccccaccaccacctccccctcctcctcctcctcctccaccaccgcCGCTACCCCCAAGTCTCCAGCGGACATTTTCTACCATTGACTTGATAAAAGAGcgcagagagaagaagacagacgGCCAGACAGTTCTTGAACAGAGGCTAACAGAGGTCCCGAGCATGCTGGATGTACTGAAAGACATTGGCAAGGTCAAGCTGAGATCAGTCAAAAG TCGTCCAGTGGAAGATGATGCCAAGTTGAAGTCCAACGAACCGATTGATGCTGCATCTCTCATCGCCGAGGCCTTGAAACGCAAGTTTGCCCACCGCTATCGACACGACAGTGAGCGAGACGACGGGGAGGACTTCAAACTTCCTGTTCCAGAAGTGAAACCTAAAACCCAATCCCCTATG tttggGCAGCACATGTTGAAACAAACTGGAAAAAGGAAGATGCTTTGA